A section of the Humulus lupulus chromosome 2, drHumLupu1.1, whole genome shotgun sequence genome encodes:
- the LOC133819102 gene encoding putative calcium-transporting ATPase 13, plasma membrane-type, whose amino-acid sequence MVSTSPFLRTAAEYCIESFLGLNPKTLNQNKKKWHSAFVTIYCSRAFSSLFKASPSPKTSYTKIPASSSHTVVNVKIENDFEIDQNRLNQLTKDKDLSQLAKLGGTDGLTKALKTDAEHGIHSDDGDITRRVEEFGSNTYRKPPTKSFFHFVWQAFQDLTIVILIVCAALSLGFGMKVHGTKEGWIDGLSIFIAVFLVIGVSAISNCRQNRQFDKLSKVSNNIQIEAVRDGRRQQISIFEIVVGDIVCLKIGDQVSADGLFIEGHSLQVDESSMTGESDHVEVNHKQNPFLFSGTKVVDGYGKMLVTSVGMNTTWGQMMSQINSDSNEQTPLQARLDKLTSAIGKVGLTVALLVLIVLFVRYFTGTTKDEYGNKKFNGSKTKIDDIVNAAVEIVAAAVTIVVVAIPEGLPLAVTLTLAYSMKRMMVDNAMVRKLSACETMGSATTICTDKTGTLTMNQMKVTTFWLGKESVVENYYSKIAPYVVDLFREGIALNTTGSVYRPSLGAEFEISGSPTEKAILSWAVQDLSMDMEEVKKGCAILHVEAFNSQKKQSGVLMKRKTDNTRWIHWKGAAEMVLAKCSSYYDASGIVKDLGENEKLEFEKIIQAMAASSLRCIAFAHKQIETTGHEGLEGHETIQEDGLILLGMVGIKDPCRPGVKKAVEACQHAGVHVKMITGDNVFTARAIATECGILKLGQDMSGAVIEGVEFRNYTPEERMEKVDKICVMARSSPFDKLLMVQCLKQKGHVVAVTGDGTNDAPALKEADIGLSMGIQGTEVAKESSDIVILDDNFASVATVLKWGRCVYNNIQKFIQFQLTVNVAALVINFVAAISAGEVPLTAVQLLWVNLIMDTLGALALATEKPTDELMENPPVGRTAPLITNIMWRNLLTQAFYQISILLTLQFRGKSIFNVNEKVKDTLIFNTFVLCQVFNEFNARKLEKRNVFKGIHRNKLFLAIIAITIVLQVLMVEFLKKFADTERLNWGQWGACVGLAAMSWPIGWIVKCIPVPKRPIFSYIKAVTYNKLQFFLRRRKV is encoded by the coding sequence atggtgtcaacttctccttTTTTACGTACTGCAGCTGAGTACTGCATTGAGTCATTCCTTGGTCTCAACCCGAAAACTCTGAACCAAAACAAGAAGAAATGGCATTCGGCTTTTGTTACTATCTACTGCTCTAGAGCTTTCTCCTCACTTTTCAAAGCTTCTCCATCACCAAAAACTAGCTACACCAAAATTCCAGCCTCTTCTTCCCACACTGTTGTCAATGTCAAGATTGAAAACGACTTTGAAATCGATCAGAACAGGCTCAACCAGCTCACCAAGGACAAAGATCTTTCTCAGCTTGCAAAGTTAGGTGGGACTGACGGCCTGACCAAGGCTCTCAAAACTGATGCCGAACATGGAATTCATAGTGATGATGGAGACATCACCCGAAGAGTTGAAGAGTTTGGCTCAAACACGTATCGAAAGCCACCTACGAAGAGCTTCTTCCATTTTGTGTGGCAAGCTTTCCAGGATCTTACTATTGTCATTCTTATAGTTTGTGCAGCACTCTCTCTTGGCTTCGGCATGAAAGTGCATGGAACTAAAGAAGGTTGGATCGATGGTTTGAGTATTTTCATTGCTGTTTTTCTTGTTATTGGTGTGTCCGCAATCAGTAACTGCAGGCAGAACAGACAGTTCGACAAGTTATCCAAAGTTAGCAACAACATCCAAATTGAAGCCGTCAGAGATGGACGACGCCAGCAAATTTCGATATTCGAAATCGTTGTTGGAGATATCGTTTGCTTAAAGATTGGAGACCAAGTTTCAGCTGATGGTTTGTTTATAGAAGGGCATTCTTTACAAGTTGATGAGTCAAGCATGACAGGGGAGAGCGACCACGTAGAAGTTAACCACAAACAGAATCCTTTCTTGTTTTCTGGCACCAAAGTGGTTGATGGCTATGGGAAAATGCTTGTGACTTCAGTTGGAATGAACACAACATGGGGACAGATGATGAGCCAAATCAATAGCGATTCAAATGAACAAACACCTTTACAAGCTCGCCTCGACAAGCTTACTTCGGCCATTGGTAAGGTTGGTTTAACAGTTGCACTCCTTGTTCTCATTGTCTTGTTTGTTCGCTACTTCACGGGGACTACAAAAGATGAATATGGAAACAAAAAATTCAACGGAAGCAAGACAAAGATTGATGACATAGTGAATGCTGCGGTGGAGATTGTAGCAGCTGCAGTCACAATCGTGGTGGTTGCGATTCCAGAAGGTTTGCCACTTGCTGTGACGCTTACACTTGCATATTCAATGAAGAGAATGATGGTGGATAATGCAATGGTGAGGAAGCTCTCTGCTTGTGAGACCATGGGATCTGCCACCACCATTTGTACTGATAAAACAGGTACTCTTACTATGAACCAGATGAAGGTCACAACCTTTTGGCTTGGTAAAGAATCTGTTGTTGAAAATTATTACTCAAAGATTGCACCATATGTAGTAGACTTATTCCGTGAAGGAATAGCTCTTAATACCACTGGTAGTGTATATAGGCCAAGTTTGGGAGCAGAGTTTGAAATTTCAGGTAGTCCAACAGAGAAAGCAATTCTTTCATGGGCTGTTCAAGATTTGAGTATGGATATGGAGGAAGTGAAGAAAGGTTGTGCCATTCTTCATGTTGAGGCATTCAATTCTCAGAAGAAACAAAGTGGGGTTTTGATGAAAAGAAAGACAGATAATACAAGATGGATACATTGGAAAGGAGCCGCAGAAATGGTTTTGGCCAAGTGCTCAAGCTACTATGATGCTTCTGGAATCGTTAAAGATCTTGGGGAAAATGAAAAACTTGAGTTTGAGAAAATCATTCAAGCAATGGCAGCCAGCAGCCTAAGATGTATTGCTTTCGCACACAAACAAATTGAAACTACAGGGCATGAAGGCTTAGAGGGACATGAAACGATACAAGAAGATGGCTTGATTCTACTAGGCATGGTTGGTATTAAGGATCCTTGTCGTCCAGGAGTGAAGAAAGCAGTTGAAGCTTGTCAGCACGCTGGAGTTCACGTCAAAATGATCACAGGTGACAACGTATTCACCGCAAGAGCCATAGCCACAGAGTGTGGAATCCTTAAGCTAGGCCAAGACATGAGTGGAGCTGTTATAGAAGGTGTAGAGTTTCGAAACTACACACCTGAGGAAAGAATGGAAAAGGTTGACAAAATATGCGTCATGGCAAGGTCATCTCCTTTCGATAAACTCTTAATGGTGCAATGTTTGAAACAAAAAGGCCATGTTGTAGCAGTCACTGGAGATGGAACAAATGATGCTCCAGCATTGAAAGAAGCTGATATCGGACTCTCAATGGGAATCCAAGGCACAGAAGTGGCAAAAGAAAGCTCGGATATCGTTATCTTGGATGACAATTTTGCTTCAGTGGCCACGGTTCTAAAGTGGGGTAGATGTGTTTACAACAACATCCAAAAGTTCATTCAGTTCCAGTTGACGGTGAATGTGGCTGCACTTGTGATCAACTTCGTGGCTGCAATCTCAGCAGGAGAAGTTCCATTAACAGCTGTTCAACTATTATGGGTGAACTTGATCATGGACACATTAGGAGCTTTGGCTTTGGCCACAGAGAAGCCCACAGACGAACTCATGGAAAATCCACCGGTGGGTCGAACAGCGCCCCTCATTACCAACATCATGTGGAGAAATCTCTTAACTCAGGCATTTTATCAAATATCCATCCTTCTTACACTACAGTTCAGAGGCAAATCGATATTCAACGTGAACGAGAAGGTGAAAGACACTTTGATCTTCAACACTTTCGTTCTCTGCCAAGTTTTCAACGAGTTCAACGCTAGAAAGCTAGAGAAGAGGAACGTGTTCAAAGGAATTCATAGGAACAAATTGTTCTTGGCAATCATCGCCATTACCATTGTTCTCCAAGTGTTGATGGTTGAGTTTTTGAAGAAGTTTGCTGACACAGAGAGGTTGAACTGGGGACAATGGGGAGCGTGTGTTGGACTCGCCGCCATGTCTTGGCCAATTGGTTGGATTGTGAAGTGCATACCTGTTCCGAAGAGACCAATATTTAGCTACATCAAAGCTGTGACATATAATAAGCTTCAATTTTTCTTGCGTAGAAGAAAAGTTTGA